taccattcattcaatacagcgCAAATTAGAGCGGCACAACTACTATTCTAAAAAATGAGAGccaattttttcaatcatatttattGTGGGCAATATTTACTCTTAACTTATTGTAAATCCCAGGATctttcattttgaaaagaataaaaatttctgtatcttcaaagataacGGCACTAGATATGAAAAGGTAACTTTCTGGATGGAGGTTGGTCTGcagttttttaaattacaaaaaaaccggaggtcttatcaaaaatccttacacatacgtttctgcgccttgtttcaaagaacttttataccaaatttcatccaaatcggacaataactgcgactgtaaccgcggtacaaacagacaaaagccaatTGAGTCGAAACTAAGATCTCAGCTTCGCTTCAGTCAATTATAACAAAGTAAATCAATAAACTATAGAATATTTACTGCAATAATGACAATTAATctacaaaattaaatattagGATCTACTTCCCCAAAATAGCACACTCGAGATTTGGAAAGGAGCCAGCTGAACTTTGGCAAGCTAATAGCAAAACTAAGTTCCAGTTGttcaaaagccggttaaattttaatcgtgattaaatttaTGAGAACCAGAATTTTCGAAAAAGTCTTCTCTTATTGTTTCTCGagaaattaatcatgattgaaatttaaccgactgCTGTGCAATCGGGCCTATGAATAAGTgaacaaaaatatgaaaaatataatgaacattaaaaatgaataaagaagaataatttatgaatttcaatACAATAGCAAGTCtaagaacaaaataattataagaataagaTAGCGGTGCATTGCaacaaaataatgaatgttTAGTTTACCTTGGCTTTTTGAAGATCAAATAGGCTTTGAACGACAGCGCCAGCACCTTCATCAATTCTGATATGATGCCTCATGCCCTGGAAAAATGAATCAACTTAATCGAATGAATTCAAGATTATTACAAATGTATTATTAAACCTCGAGGCCTACGCATACAGAAACAGACGGGCGTATTCTGACAAACGAAGGAAAAACCCTCCCCGGGTTATCAATTGTTGTAACGCACGCATTCGTCCGTCTGCTCACGTCTTTATGCAGATGTTTCGTATTTCCGCCGTCTGTCTGCATACGTTTGCCTGTGACTGTGTACGTTGACCTTTTGGTCctgtttctaggacacttaccAAATCTAATGAACCATCTACAGCAGGAGTTCCCAACCTTTTTTGTACCTCATGCCCGCTCTGGTTATTTAGAGACCCCACCACGCCCCCTACACATATCAGCTTTCCATTTTGCAATACCCTATTTCCACGGTGCCGTACATACCAATTCCTACTTGTACAAGTATGTGCCTACTTGATACGGTCAGTAGGCTAGgtagattttttgttaactgTTGAATGCAGTAACGCACATTGGAGAGATTCAATAATTGCATGTAGAATGGAAATTAAAACAAGTATTACATGAAAAACGAATGTAATTACTGATAAAAAAGTAACCCTGATCTACAGGTTCAATGGTCGATTAGATTTAGGTGCCCCAGAAACCAGGCCCTACAGtcaggtccacattataatgacagtatttaattaaaattggtgtgctacccttgtctatcattcgacaaagcagatagcgctatccttttcttaGTCAGCTTTTGCATGAAAGATAAAACActtattcacttcattagttTTTAAACTGAGTTCAAGTAACATCAATTTGACCCATAAAACTATTGAATAACAAAGCTTATTTGAACTTATTTGTACTAAAAGTTAGCTTATGATGTACGAGGCGGCCGCTGTCCTGAATCAATTTAGTTTTTTACAATTCCGAATTCTTTATTTTCGTCACGACGCTGTGTTTGATGCATTtgatataaaatacaaaaagatCCTCGGTAAGTTTCAAATTAATAACTAaacctttaatttcaataaGGATCCATCAAacatactttcaatattatacacaaAAACTAAAGAAAAGAATTTGTAGATTGAAGCAAACCTTTGTATCGTGATGGATACAATTGAATTCCAATTTTAGACTCCATTTGAGTGGAAGAAGCCACAATTCGACGGCATTTAAGAAACAGCCTTTATAAGGTCGAATTTCAACCGTCATATCCCAGTCTACCTTTTTGAACTTCAACTTTTGTTTGGGTGGAATTCGGAACACTTCTCTGAATTTCTCTTTCAATTCTGGCACTCCTGCAATCAAAAAGTGAAGTttaaaatataatcaaaattaattcattttccaaatgataattaaatttttagaataATCGAAATTTGGAGGAATTTCCTTTTTTAATCGACTTTATCTTCCTATTtccaatatttaaataataaacttactagtagttttgtggacagtagacctcacgcagttatctcatccacaagtatgtcacctgtttgaaatgttaacaaactcagtttaagtttgaatttgtaattatccatttccgtgataatctttcccactcaaattgaaaatgctactttactatgactttgaaaatctggtccgccatcttggatccgccacgTTGAATGCAACTTAGTTTTTTTAagtaggaaggtggtcatgcgatatatgatttcgatacagaattcaatgaaaaaatgaatggcaaaatccgcatatcgatatctcaaaccgttccgaagatattcacattattaatcaatactattcaaagcagaaaggggagaaaaaattatgagaacagcttagtatctcataaaaaaatgtgattccaaggtgggtgtgatcggggatcctccccaaattgaaaatactactttactatgactttaaaaatctggtccgccatattgaatgcaactttatttttttaaataggaagatTGTCATGCGATACCTACatgatttcaagaaaaaataatgGCGAAAGCCGCAcatcgatttctcaaaccgtttagaagatatttacattattaatattattactatgcaaatcagaaatgaaatacataagtggtattgattaataatgtgaatatcttctaaacggtttgaaatatcgatgtgcgggctttgccattcattttttcttgaaattccgtattgaaatcatgtatcgcatgacaaccttcctattaaaaaaataaagttgtacTCAATATGGCGAacccaagatggcggaccagatttttaaagtcatagtaaaatagtatttttaatttggGGAGGATCCCCGATTACACCCTCcttgaaatcacatttttttattagatACTAAGCCgctctcatacttttttctctcattAATGCTTCGAATTGtattgattgaccgagcgaagtgaggtctaagattcaagtcgacggtttggcatttctcttaatgtttaaatgtttatatgaatatatgttgcgaatttacggcgaaacacggtaatagattttcatgaaatttgacaggtatgttcctttttactttccttgccctactaccataggtaaggaaagtattgctttccaaaaaaaattaaggtatcccaatttcaagttttctatacgtttcaaggtcctctgagtccataaacatgatttttgggtgttggtctgtgtgtatgtctgtgaacacgataattccattcctaattaaccgattgacatgaaattttaaacttacggtccttataccatgaggacccgacaataagaaattcaattcaagatgacggaagaaatggcggataattactaaaaacaatgtttttcacggttttctcgaaaacggctctaacgattttcttcaaatttatactatagaTAGCtacttataagccctatcaactgacatgagtctcatttctgggacaattgcaggagctccataatattcttgagaaaaatggcggataattactaaaaaaccatgttttttcacgattttctcgaaaacggctttaatgattttcttcaaatttataccatggatacctatttataagccctatcaactgatatgaatctcatttctgggaaaattgcaggagctctgtaatattcttgaaaaaaatggcgaataattactaaaaaaaaacaatttttttactgttttttcgAAAAcagctttaacgattttcttcaaatttataccgtggatagctatttataagccctatcaactgacattagtctcatttctgggaaaattacaggagctccataatattcttgagaaaaatggcggataattaagttactaaaaaaccatgtttttcacgattttctcaaaaatgacttgactgatttatttcaaattcatactctgtatagttatttatcagctctattaactggcatgagtttttttccttggaaactaATGaggtccacctcatccttgagaaatggactttgtaaactccttctcgtgcatgaggtaggtaggtagagcagtttataaaaagaacacatagtcgagattttcatctgtagaacagctgttttgacgaatttaaaaaaaatctggtgtcgtacactcacacaactttccttgcccatatttgaaactacgatcagacttctgtatatgtgtatatataattgttttcaaagtattttTCCTTAGagtgaataattgtgaaattcgaaaatttttttagtcgtactttttttaaagtcgtcaaaacagctgttctacagatgaaatatctcgactatgtgttatttttatgaactgcgctacctacctacctcatgcacgagaaggaggttactaagtccatttcccaaggatgggatgaaccccccattggtttcccagaaaggagactcatgccagttgatagagctgataaataactaactatacagagtatgaatttgaaaaaaatcggtcgttatttttgagaaaatcgtgaaaaacatagttttttagtaattatccgccatttttctcaagaatattacggagctcctacaattttccctgaaatgagacttatgtcatttgatagggcttatgaagagctatccatggtttaaatttgaagaaaatcgttgaagccgttttcgagaaaaccgtgaaaaacatggttttttagtcatcatccgccatttttctcaagaatattacggagctcctacaattttccctgaaatgagacttatgtcagttgatagggcttataaatagctatccatggtataaatttgaaggaaatcgttaaagccgttttcgagaaaaccgtgaaaaacatggttttttagtaattatccgccattttttccgccatcttgaattggattttattgaatttcttattatcggatcctcatggtataaggacctcaagtttaaaatttcaactcaatcggttaattaggaatggagttatcgtgttcacagacatacacacatacacacacacacatacacacacacacatacacacacacatacacacacacacacatgcacacacacatacacacacacacacacacatgcacacacacagaccaacacccaaaaatcatttttttggactcaggggaccttgaaacgtatagaaaacatgaaattagggtaccttaatttttttactttccttgccctactaccataggtaaggaaagtattgctttccaaaaaaaattaaggtaccccaatttcaagttttctatacgtttcaaggtcccctgagtccaaaaacatgatttttgggtattggtctgtgtgtgtgtatgtgtgtgtgtgtgtgtgtgtgtgtatgtgtgtgtgtgtgtgtatgtgtgtatgtctgtgaacacgataactccattcctaattaaccgattgacttgaaattttaaacttaaggtccttataccatgaggacccgacaataagaaattcaataaaattcaattcaagatggcagaaaaaatggcggataatgactaaaaaaccatgtttttcacgtttttctcgaaaatggctctaacgattttcttcaaatttataccatggatagctatttataagccctatcaactgacatgagtctcatttctgtgaaaattttaggagctccgtaatattcttgagaaaaatgacagttactaaaaaaccatgtttttcacgattttctcaaaaacggctttaacaatttttttcaaatccataccctgtatagttatttattagctctatcaactgacatgagtcttttttctggggtactaatggggggtccacccaatccttgagaaatggactttgtaacctccttctcgtgcatgaggtaggtaggaacacggttttttttactttttcttcttccatataccgtgggtaggtagagcagtttataaaatgaacacagtcatagtcaagatgaaatatcttgactatcatctgtagaacagctgttttgacgaatttcaaaaaaatcatcgaatttcacaatttacatgaaggaaaaagtactctgaaaacaattgtataaacacatatacagtagtctgatcgtagttgcaaatatgttgccgtcaatcgtcattatgtttttctcctaaattattctcgtttgatattgaggcttaggtttatttagcgaactatattggaaattttaaggtagggttataaaaagggcactttgttccgtggatgttttttttacaagagaaatatttgatcaaaataaggggaaaggtttttaagcgaaaatagatgtaaaattttaaatagttcaatgagcaaggaaagttgtgtgagtgtaccacaccagatttttttggaaagcaatactttccttacctatggtaatagggcaaggaaagtaaaaacatcgaatttcacaatttacacgaaggaaaatatactctgaaaacaattatatatacacatatacagtagtctgatcgtagtatcaaataatatgttgccgccaatcgtcattatgttattcctctaaacgattctcgtttaagaatgaggctcgcagttcaatgagcaaggaaagttgtgtgagtgtaccacaccagatttttaaattgcgcgtcgacgtatatacaaggtttttggaaattttgcatttcaaggataatataaaaggaaaaaggagcctccttcatacgtcaatattagagtaaaaatcagactatagaattattcataataaaagcagctgtcgagttgactataaattgcatgctatgacgcatgcaattcaatttatctcaatgtaacttggtaaaaaattaacagctgtgtagactataaattgcatgcctcatttaTTTCATGcctattcaatttttatgcactattgaataggatgcaaagaacttataactgctcgtctgggcgcctatagtgtggttcacgttataatggcagtggaaaaagatagaagaatagcgatgccgattctctgcattaattaattatatttctacaacgtcaaaaacataattgacatcgttgtggacctagaaaaggatagtacaaccggctttgtcgaatgatagacaaggatagcaaaaccaaatttgatcaaatactgtcattataacgtggacctcactatagatgtcttctggttttctcgcgctaaattccggaaagcgttatatgataattaaatcttgtgtgagcatgatctgatcaaataaatagttggtgtatcagtgtggatgtgcttatggtttgggacgtcgttataactgcgcgaggtctactgttcacagaactactagttaataatgtaaatatcttcgaaacggtttgagatatcgatatgcggttttcgccattcattttttcttggaattttgtatcaaaatcatgtatcgcatgaccaccttcctatttaaaaaaacaaagttgcattcaacatggcggatccaagatggcggaccagattttcaaagtcatagtaaagtagtatttttaatataagtaggatccccaatcacaacCACCGtaaaattacctttgtgtatgagatattaggCCGTTCTCGGaattttcacccactctgtatagtgatatcggagtatggaggaattccttttcctttcatattatccttaaaatttcaaaaaaccttgtgtatacatcgacgcgcagttgaaaataggaatattcctgccaaatctaatcgaattctatcaagccgtaatcgcgttacatacagacagacaaaagcaaatcgagttgaaacatagctTTTTGGGTTTCAACTGCCAGAGACTCGAAAActgaggaaaatattattataacctattatagaataattgtattaatactgtattatagaTTGGACGTGGACAAAGAAACCTGTTTTGTACTGTTCCATGCTCAACACATTAACACATGACTCAACTCTGAGAATACGTACAGAAATTTCCTGTGCTTGAATTTCCAAGTGATTCCTGACTGCAATATTCGCTCAGGGCTGGAGCTAGGGCTGCGACAGGCCAAGGAGAGAAAAGTGGCTAGACTGTCCTAACATATGAGCATGTCATAGCTATATTTAGATTTATGGTCATTGCGATCAAACCATCACTCTGGTTCAAACTATTGTATAATCTGAATGGTTGATAGATAATAATTTCAACACTCATCGTTGAACCATGCTTCAGTAAAGATTACGCAGCTGAATTTACGCCCTAAAGTCTGTAAAAATCACCAAATCTTCTCCTGTAGCAACGAATAGGTGTGTCCAGTACTAATTTCCATTCAACTCAATGAAGCGGTCTAGTAATGCGGCAAAGTACCAACAATTTTcagtaatataaaataaattacatagAGGAGAAACTCCAGGAAGAAAGTATCGTTAGAAACTGAAAATTAGTTACCATCAACAGGATCTGTGAGACAAAACCGGTCAGCATCATCATAACACATGCAAGGCTTCTGTTTCACTGTTTCATTCTCGTTGAATTCTGTTGGAAAAAAATCTACATGAATCTAATCATCTTACAATGAAGCAATTATTCAGTGATTAttcagaaaattattatagaatctAAAGGTTGAAAATCAAGAAAACccaatcactaaaaaccattaTAAAAAAACTTGCATCGCTTTAATttaagatgaaaaataaaattttattattgttggttAATTATACAGATAAATTGATATTGTAGTTTATAATCTCTATTATTTTCGTGACCATATCCACTTTTGGATTTTTTTAATCGTCCTAATATGCAAatgcataaaaataatattaaacaacATGAACGGTTATAAATATAACTTCAGAATCCAGATAGAACTTTTGATTTTGCATTagcaaatttttcaaatcttgGAGTTTTCTCCAACTACCACAATACGCAAAAAATACATGCTGAACTTGTACCAAATGCATAAACTCATTGAGACTGATAaccttcaaatattgaattacaGAAGATTACATATGTAGATTGAAAAAAGTAAAGTTACAATGAATGGGTAATTTGAGGCATGAAAGAtgattttattccaaaatttaCCTCTGTGCGCTTCCTGAAATACTCTTGTAACAGGTATATCTTTTTCTAGAAATTTACGGAGATGTGAGAAATAAAGTCCATGATCTCTTTGAACAGTTTCATAGGATTCTAATTGACTGGATGTCGATAAGCATTGCAGAAATGAGACCGACAAATCCTCTCTCGTGTATTCACAAACTGGTTCCTTTTTGTTATCAAGCTTGGCAGGTCTGTAAATAGATAGAATTGATTAGATTCAACCATAGAACAAGAGAAATCAAATTATAGAGTTATTCTAAATGATTAACagattaaatataatatactgAAGTATTAATccgaaaagaacaatttttaaattataccaATAGAAAgataaaatttttacaataatcaCATCGGGTCTCTAAAAGACCTCACCTGTAGTACCTTCAGTACACGCAGTCAGCCAGTCGCTCAATCATCACCGGACATTGTTTTTAGACTAGTGCAGCCACGTTTTGGCTACCAGTGTGGTCGCCCTATCAATGTGGCTGTGCTGTGCACAGTGATGGAGTGAGCGACCATCAACCTGGCAGACTGCGCATCCTGGCTGCCTAGTCGAATATGGGTCTAACGTAATTACTGTAAAAAAACTTTAGAATTTCCTCTTTCCCTATGtataaagatcaattattttgtataggAACTAAAGtaaaaagtattattaatttCTGTGGCGAGGTGTCCGGTCATCTCTGGATTCGCCGATGACTGGACAGAAATTTATatgtatattattaaattgaaaataaatacaaaaaaggtGAAGAAACCAAAAGAGAAACGTTTTTTGCGAGCGCGCCAAGCTTGAATAAAGTAGACTACTGCATTCAGTTCCATCTGTTCAATGTGATTCTCAAAAACATGCGATTCCAGTAATGCTTTTTTTTAGCATTGGTTACCACCACTCTTCATCATCACTCTCCCTCTCCCCGTAAACGATGGTGGAGTAAACGGTCAAAGACATCGCTATTTTCTGCGATTCCACTGTTCCGCGCCAGTGTTGCAAACCGTACGatagttattattttgtttgcaatttgttattgataatttttattatttcttctatgtttggttttgaagcatctaaatttaaaaatatactttgtgaaaataatcaagaactgaaaattaagtgaacaactacaagacttgacctatttccgactgtgtgtaaccttatctaaatttgggagatgaatagcacaaggtcaccttattttttctctccctgtcattttgatgatgtacttgttgtatgaatcaataaagaataaagaattccatttcaattttttgaattaatttgagggccagtttccgagcttgagatttagccaagttctagacttttcaaCTCTAGGATTTTGAATAGTGAGCTTAGACTCACTAGAGCTTAGACTGATGACTAGATGTCATCTTGCTCGATAAATAATCGTCCAAAATGAAACATAATCTTTAAagtattggggggggggggttgcagatttcattcaaactttcaactgaattgttcctggagatgactgagccaaaaagtcacgcctcgcccctgattaattttatgaataacTAACAGGTGACTCGTGCTTTGCTATGGAGAAAAGTTAGTGTTGTGAAATGTAATCTCACAACATTTTGTGCTAACATATTGTAATATCACAACAAATTGGTACAGGAAACATAAGAAATAgagtaattatttattattttggaaaattaCGTGGATAAACTTCATCGGAGTTGCTCTGATTCTCAGCCCAAAAAATAGTTGATTGGTTTGAACCTGCAACCTTTCATTCATAAGTCTCGCGTGCTTCCAATTATTCTACGGAGTCACTTGGAGAAAGATCTGTTTGATTTGACTTTTATTGTTGCGAAAATTTTgaattacaaattgaataaatttgattccataatattgtattaaaattaattaactgATAGCAATGAAAATaatcctcggtaaattcagaatcttcatgTAACATTGCAAGTTTATCAGTTCATTAGTTCATAAGAGATAATGCATCAATCGTGTacttcctatcccgtacatgtttAAGCCAATTtctttctttataatattatagatgaatataattatataaaattacatAATTAAGAATATTTAATCCTGCATTTTACatatttaatataattcaatactTTATGACCACAACTGATTAGAAGAGAAAGGTGAGGTACCATATACAACTTGAACCTGGCATagaaaattctttattaaatGCTAATGTTATTTATACTAGATTTTAATGAACTAATACTGCAAAAACCGATAGATTCATTACAATTTTTCGGAAAATGACAATTCAAAGATAAAGATAATGATCTATTTAGATGCTGTAGCCAAAGAATCGTTGAGTTGATGGGCACTGGTAGAATTAGAAGTCAGTCTATGACTCACACTGCGTTGCACAAGTACATTTCTCTatctatgaaaaatatcaaaaacatATAAATGGATGCTAATATACAagtgaattatttaaatgaatgcTGATAACTTGACCGATTGAATGCCTTTATTTTGGCCCACAAAAACTGCTGTTTTCTACCTCAACTTTCTGGTTTTGCCGTAAATTAGAACTAGACACACATAAAACTAAACAAATCATGACAGTACTGTTGTGGGAACCATAATCTTGAAAGCTTCAAAAGGTTGGAGACTTTATTGGAGTTGGGAGCCAAAACAACATGCAAGTGTTAGAATAGATGTTGattaataaaaaagaattaCCCTTTGAGAACTTTGAGACACATATCAAAAACAATGACAATGAGTTGAGTATCTGATTCCATGAATTCCTTCTCAAGGAAAGCGTCCGAGAAGCAATCGGAATGGCATAAATCGTTGACTGGCGGACAATCCACTGGCATCATGTATCTGTTGTTCAATTTGAAGCCATGACCAACAAAATAGAAAAATGCTGCAAAAACATTAGTTAGTAGTAAAAACATTTATTAGTAGGTGGCAAGACATTGCCAAAATAGCAAGCGaaattcaatacaatattgacacatgaaatattgttaaataattttGGTGCGGCTAcgttgaaaattattgataaattatccaAAATTTGACTGTCGGCGCGTCTTCACAGGAATATCTTTAAGACGTATAAACTGTATTTGCTGGGCAACTTATCAAAGaagttatttttaaataaatgaatgcgGTTGAAATAAACTTTCTAAATCTGAAAAAAATCCTTTTTCAGACCTTGCAGCTGAATAGTATAAGAGAATAAACTATCTatttaaatttatgattattcataataaaagaaaagatttctattaaaaataaatatttgaaaactataTTTGGATGAACTAAAATAATGAACTTACCATAAGCTTTCGGCGGTAGCGCTTTACAGAACCATTTCACAGCGTTGGTCATTTCTATGAGTGATAGGTCTTGAAGAGTGATTACTTCAAAAttaagttttttcaatatttcagtcAAAACCATTAAGTCATTTTCAGGGGTCAACAACTCCTTGTAATGCTCGTATTTACTATTCCCAATTAGTAATGCAAACTTAGCTGAAGctgtaaattgaaataaaaacatacaATGACaagttataaaatataaatagtaatgaaatattattattatagacattCAGTATTTGAATGATAAAAGTATTAATGATTGATATAATCTTGGAAGTTTTCAATCAAAGCATTCCTGACTTGTGAAAGCATGTGAAaggtatcaatatttttattcaagaattccgTACAGTAATCTTGATAGTCaataaagtaaatgaaaatgtatgaaaatacTCACCATGATTTTTCTCCAACTTTTCTTCACATGGGTAGTAAACCtgtaaaacattttcaatttaattttatttcgttttgattATAAACTAGCGAGAATGTG
The sequence above is drawn from the Nilaparvata lugens isolate BPH chromosome 2, ASM1435652v1, whole genome shotgun sequence genome and encodes:
- the LOC111048863 gene encoding mucosa-associated lymphoid tissue lymphoma translocation protein 1, translating into MKIATDLQYLSIEELQKHFELYRKLVRKLNTENNWRKILEFLRDNFCCDMSDENFNSPLANYTPAEMILQELVIRDADVEKLCIILQGCDLMDALTLLLEHEPLEITKQPGDSDDPGRILYVKENDYMQLECTASGIPVPTYQWYKDGILLEDQTTSFLLIEEFGGDHCGEYYCCVRQVANNGDEVKEQSNCVTVKQLPEAPVISFDLPRTKTIKKGEQLSLSIYAYAFPAPHYSWYHGNALLSSKSSELLIDEIEVENEGEYRCCIQNKVGELWSKTCKVTVYYPCEEKLEKNHASAKFALLIGNSKYEHYKELLTPENDLMVLTEILKKLNFEVITLQDLSLIEMTNAVKWFCKALPPKAYAFFYFVGHGFKLNNRYMMPVDCPPVNDLCHSDCFSDAFLEKEFMESDTQLIVIVFDMCLKVLKGPAKLDNKKEPVCEYTREDLSVSFLQCLSTSSQLESYETVQRDHGLYFSHLRKFLEKDIPVTRVFQEAHREFNENETVKQKPCMCYDDADRFCLTDPVDGVPELKEKFREVFRIPPKQKLKFKKVDWDMTVEIRPYKGCFLNAVELWLLPLKWSLKLEFNCIHHDTKGMRHHIRIDEGAGAVVQSLFDLQKAKFDLCVSIFLLKQSKSNGNRMEIVDSAMLDLGSFMIMPARLWYIKEEAELQR